In Thermosphaera sp., a genomic segment contains:
- a CDS encoding site-2 protease family protein, whose translation MDAEEAFSIMVASLAIGFVFASTYLYRLNVYSFVGVFLIASFSVIAHEMAHRQVARIMNCYSRYALYPLGLLVTLLSSLPVIPIKIILPGVTVIIPRTYDHSELKRIEGITSVAGPLVNISFSIAGFISMGVLGPLEGMSHYIRYLIYINSWIALFNLLPIPPLDGSKVPRWNLPLYLISFVAALALFIRTVGY comes from the coding sequence ATGGATGCCGAAGAGGCATTCTCTATTATGGTGGCCTCTTTAGCAATAGGATTTGTATTCGCATCAACTTATCTATACAGACTGAACGTTTACTCTTTTGTAGGAGTATTTCTCATAGCATCCTTCTCGGTAATAGCTCACGAGATGGCTCATAGGCAGGTAGCGAGAATAATGAATTGTTACAGTCGATATGCGCTGTACCCACTAGGATTGTTGGTAACCTTGCTAAGTTCTCTGCCAGTTATCCCTATTAAAATCATCCTACCAGGCGTGACAGTGATAATCCCTAGAACATATGATCATAGTGAGTTGAAGAGGATTGAAGGAATAACTTCGGTGGCAGGCCCCTTAGTAAACATATCCTTCTCAATTGCAGGTTTCATCTCAATGGGAGTTTTGGGACCCCTTGAAGGTATGTCGCATTACATCAGATACCTCATCTATATCAATTCGTGGATCGCCCTTTTCAATCTCTTACCTATTCCGCCTCTAGACGGATCCAAGGTTCCTAGATGGAACTTGCCTTTATACTTGATATCATTCGTTGCGGCGTTAGCGCTCTTCATCAGGACGGTGGGCTACTAG